Proteins co-encoded in one Mustelus asterias unplaced genomic scaffold, sMusAst1.hap1.1 HAP1_SCAFFOLD_310, whole genome shotgun sequence genomic window:
- the LOC144486251 gene encoding uncharacterized protein LOC144486251 isoform X3 translates to MEKPWKCVDCGKGFGFPSQLEVHRRSHTGERPFTCSVCGKGFTHSYNLLTHQRVHTGERPFTCPVCGKGFTRSSHIVTHQLVHTDERMFTCSDCEKSFKCKKDLLTHQRIHTGERPFTCSVCGKGFIQSSHLQTHQLVHSDNKLFNCSHCAKSFKNKKDLLTHQYAHTGERPFTCCVCGKGFSRPSALLNHQRIHTGERPFTCSDCGKGFTRSSNLLNHQRVHTGERPFTCSVCGKGFSQSSNLLTHQKVHSAERPLTCSVCGKGFSHLSYLLKHQRVHTGERPFTCNVCGKGFIQSSHLLTHQRVHKRLQGYQKVGIYRQKSRIKRHINI, encoded by the coding sequence atggagaaaccgtggaaatgtgtggattgtgggaagggattcggtttcccatcacaactggaagttcatcggcgcagtcacactggggagagaccgttcacctgctccgtctgtgggaagggattcacccattcatacaaccttctgactcaccaacgggttcacactggggagaggccgttcacctgccctgtgtgtgggaagggattcactcgctcatcccacattgtgacacaccaacttgttcacactgatgagagaatgtttacatgttctgactgtgagaagagttttaaatgcaaaaaggatctgctgacacaccaacgaattcacactggggagagaccgttcacctgctctgtgtgtgggaaaggattcattcagtcatcccacttgcagacacatcaacttgttcactctgataacaaactttttaattgttcccactgtgcgaagagctttaaaaataaaaaggatcTGCTAACGCACCAatatgctcacactggggagaggccattcacctgctgtgtgtgtgggaagggattcagccgtccatctgccctattgaaccaccagagaattcacactggggagaggcccttcacctgctcagactgtgggaagggattcactcgttcatccaacttattgaatcaccagcgagttcacactggggagaggccgttcacctgctctgtgtgtgggaagggattcagtcagtcatccaacctgctgacacaccagaaagTTCACAGTGCGGAGAGGCCActtacctgctctgtctgtgggaagggattttctcatttatcttatcttctgaaacaccagcgagttcacactggggagaggccgttcacctgtaatgtctgtggaaagggatttattcagtcatcccacctgctaacacaccagcgagttcacaaacgactgcaag
- the LOC144486251 gene encoding uncharacterized protein LOC144486251 isoform X1: protein MEKPWKCVDCGKGFGFPSQLEVHRRSHTGERPFTCSVCGKGFTHSYNLLTHQRVHTGERPFTCPVCGKGFTRSSHIVTHQLVHTDERMFTCSDCEKSFKCKKDLLTHQRIHTGERPFTCSVCGKGFIQSSHLQTHQLVHSDNKLFNCSHCAKSFKNKKDLLTHQYAHTGERPFTCCVCGKGFSRPSALLNHQRIHTGERPFTCSDCGKGFTRSSNLLNHQRVHTGERPFTCSVCGKGFSQSSNLLTHQKVHSAERPLTCSVCGKGFSHLSYLLKHQRVHTGERPFTCNVCGKGFIQSSHLLTHQRVHKRLQGINGQDSVSQDPAELTVQEGLNVIVNCNYTTTDAFPNLFWISEGGDLQTEISNQTSHQHLTDI, encoded by the exons atggagaaaccgtggaaatgtgtggattgtgggaagggattcggtttcccatcacaactggaagttcatcggcgcagtcacactggggagagaccgttcacctgctccgtctgtgggaagggattcacccattcatacaaccttctgactcaccaacgggttcacactggggagaggccgttcacctgccctgtgtgtgggaagggattcactcgctcatcccacattgtgacacaccaacttgttcacactgatgagagaatgtttacatgttctgactgtgagaagagttttaaatgcaaaaaggatctgctgacacaccaacgaattcacactggggagagaccgttcacctgctctgtgtgtgggaaaggattcattcagtcatcccacttgcagacacatcaacttgttcactctgataacaaactttttaattgttcccactgtgcgaagagctttaaaaataaaaaggatcTGCTAACGCACCAatatgctcacactggggagaggccattcacctgctgtgtgtgtgggaagggattcagccgtccatctgccctattgaaccaccagagaattcacactggggagaggcccttcacctgctcagactgtgggaagggattcactcgttcatccaacttattgaatcaccagcgagttcacactggggagaggccgttcacctgctctgtgtgtgggaagggattcagtcagtcatccaacctgctgacacaccagaaagTTCACAGTGCGGAGAGGCCActtacctgctctgtctgtgggaagggattttctcatttatcttatcttctgaaacaccagcgagttcacactggggagaggccgttcacctgtaatgtctgtggaaagggatttattcagtcatcccacctgctaacacaccagcgagttcacaaacgactgcaag GAATCAATGGCCAAGATTCAGTTTCCCAGGACCCGGCTGAATTAACGGTTCAGGAAGGATTGAACGTAATAGTGAATTGTAATTACACAACAACGGATGCTTTTCCAAATCTCTTCTG
- the LOC144486251 gene encoding uncharacterized protein LOC144486251 isoform X2, which yields MEKPWKCVDCGKGFGFPSQLEVHRRSHTGERPFTCSVCGKGFTHSYNLLTHQRVHTGERPFTCPVCGKGFTRSSHIVTHQLVHTDERMFTCSDCEKSFKCKKDLLTHQRIHTGERPFTCSVCGKGFIQSSHLQTHQLVHSDNKLFNCSHCAKSFKNKKDLLTHQYAHTGERPFTCCVCGKGFSRPSALLNHQRIHTGERPFTCSDCGKGFTRSSNLLNHQRVHTGERPFTCSVCGKGFSQSSNLLTHQKVHSAERPLTCSVCGKGFSHLSYLLKHQRVHTGERPFTCNVCGKGFIQSSHLLTHQRVHKRLQGINGQDSVSQDPAELTVQEGLNVIVN from the exons atggagaaaccgtggaaatgtgtggattgtgggaagggattcggtttcccatcacaactggaagttcatcggcgcagtcacactggggagagaccgttcacctgctccgtctgtgggaagggattcacccattcatacaaccttctgactcaccaacgggttcacactggggagaggccgttcacctgccctgtgtgtgggaagggattcactcgctcatcccacattgtgacacaccaacttgttcacactgatgagagaatgtttacatgttctgactgtgagaagagttttaaatgcaaaaaggatctgctgacacaccaacgaattcacactggggagagaccgttcacctgctctgtgtgtgggaaaggattcattcagtcatcccacttgcagacacatcaacttgttcactctgataacaaactttttaattgttcccactgtgcgaagagctttaaaaataaaaaggatcTGCTAACGCACCAatatgctcacactggggagaggccattcacctgctgtgtgtgtgggaagggattcagccgtccatctgccctattgaaccaccagagaattcacactggggagaggcccttcacctgctcagactgtgggaagggattcactcgttcatccaacttattgaatcaccagcgagttcacactggggagaggccgttcacctgctctgtgtgtgggaagggattcagtcagtcatccaacctgctgacacaccagaaagTTCACAGTGCGGAGAGGCCActtacctgctctgtctgtgggaagggattttctcatttatcttatcttctgaaacaccagcgagttcacactggggagaggccgttcacctgtaatgtctgtggaaagggatttattcagtcatcccacctgctaacacaccagcgagttcacaaacgactgcaag GAATCAATGGCCAAGATTCAGTTTCCCAGGACCCGGCTGAATTAACGGTTCAGGAAGGATTGAACGTAATAGTGAATT